One Streptomyces sp. NBC_01217 genomic region harbors:
- a CDS encoding SMI1/KNR4 family protein, which produces MTTGRLGQQAAPPNAAYAGQLVHFPDPVRASRHPRGVRMDENGSPDFAPYARAAAEIAEPPQGFGVDELRLTDYVSANAALAASGHELWDTIPAVATPHGWTWHHVPGGRRMELIPVEVKALLRHHGGLAATAVDQNKRGTRPLQETRPAHFRLPKGAVAVSEQQILGVEEDLGYRLPGAYRSFLKAAGGSAPVGAALDAELGLLVDQPFFTVREEAAVNDLVYVNKCLRDHLTKDYLGVGFVQGGILAVKVRGNGVGSVWFCAYDDARDQDGWDVQERVDRLLLPCGGDFDAFLQRLAGNPPELETVANLMVDGGFARAVPVEG; this is translated from the coding sequence ATGACGACAGGTCGGCTCGGGCAGCAAGCCGCGCCACCGAACGCGGCCTACGCCGGGCAGCTCGTGCATTTCCCGGACCCGGTCCGGGCGTCCCGCCACCCCAGAGGTGTGCGCATGGACGAGAACGGCAGCCCGGACTTCGCGCCGTACGCGCGCGCCGCCGCGGAGATCGCCGAGCCCCCGCAGGGCTTCGGCGTCGACGAGCTGCGGCTCACCGACTACGTGTCGGCCAACGCGGCGCTGGCGGCGAGCGGCCACGAGCTGTGGGACACGATCCCCGCGGTCGCCACCCCGCACGGCTGGACCTGGCACCACGTCCCCGGCGGCCGGCGCATGGAGCTGATCCCGGTCGAGGTCAAGGCGCTGCTCAGGCACCACGGCGGTCTCGCCGCCACCGCGGTCGACCAGAACAAGCGCGGCACCCGGCCGCTGCAGGAGACCCGGCCCGCGCACTTCCGGCTGCCCAAGGGCGCCGTGGCGGTGAGCGAGCAGCAGATCCTGGGCGTCGAGGAGGACCTCGGCTACCGGCTGCCCGGTGCGTACCGCTCCTTCCTCAAGGCGGCGGGCGGCTCGGCCCCCGTCGGCGCGGCGCTCGACGCGGAGCTCGGTCTCCTGGTCGACCAGCCGTTCTTCACGGTGCGCGAGGAGGCCGCCGTGAACGACCTGGTGTACGTCAACAAATGCCTGCGGGACCACCTCACCAAGGACTACCTGGGCGTCGGCTTCGTCCAGGGCGGCATCCTCGCGGTGAAGGTGAGGGGCAACGGCGTCGGCTCGGTCTGGTTCTGCGCGTACGACGACGCCCGCGACCAGGACGGCTGGGACGTGCAGGAGCGGGTGGACCGGCTGCTGCTGCCGTGCGGCGGCGACTTCGACGCATTCCTGCAGCGGCTGGCGGGCAATCCGCCGGAGCTGGAGACCGTGGCGAACCTGATGGTGGACGGCGGCTTCGCGCGGGCCGTCCCGGTGGAGGGGTGA
- a CDS encoding YwqJ-related putative deaminase, with translation MHSAQTVTSGDPRLNWSSTGSGHTPRLHHRRDGILPAVAAALSVRGETLTCTAGKGDQPPVLHPLVQDFLDTLTSGQRERFTGRCPEAILLSRQLTATDAGRSKRAQRKPLTNGEARRALKHSRLTARRIREDGDPMHGSYAPPCRSCAAMLAHFGVRPVDLTATGAATTAEKG, from the coding sequence ATGCACAGCGCACAAACAGTCACATCCGGCGATCCGCGCCTCAACTGGAGCAGCACCGGGAGCGGCCACACACCCCGTCTGCACCACCGCCGCGACGGCATCCTGCCCGCGGTGGCCGCGGCGCTGTCCGTACGCGGTGAGACGCTCACCTGCACCGCGGGCAAGGGCGACCAGCCGCCCGTACTGCACCCGCTGGTCCAGGACTTCCTCGACACCCTCACCAGCGGCCAGCGCGAACGATTCACCGGCCGCTGCCCCGAGGCGATACTGCTCTCCCGGCAGCTCACCGCGACGGACGCCGGCCGCTCCAAGCGGGCCCAGCGCAAGCCGTTGACCAACGGCGAGGCCCGCCGCGCCCTGAAGCACTCGCGGCTCACCGCACGGCGCATCCGTGAGGACGGCGACCCGATGCACGGCAGTTACGCGCCGCCGTGCCGCTCCTGCGCGGCGATGCTCGCCCATTTCGGCGTGCGTCCCGTCGACCTCACCGCCACCGGGGCGGCGACCACCGCCGAGAAGGGCTGA
- a CDS encoding SUKH-3 domain-containing protein: MHDRTDLPEQAGPADRDRHATTRFPVAVDAALRAAGWLPGRWDIRQAEGWADALRSHASPAGHQHAVFPAAVEAWAEFGGLHITASAPGRQIAPAAVRIDPLGGLHLARTLGDLGRALETEVSPLGEEGDGQAVLAIDIQGRVYSIDHTGDWYLGQDIDQALATLIGGIQPERLVSG, encoded by the coding sequence ATGCACGACAGAACCGATCTACCCGAGCAGGCGGGCCCCGCGGACCGCGACCGCCATGCCACGACCCGTTTCCCCGTCGCCGTCGACGCCGCCCTGCGCGCCGCGGGCTGGCTGCCGGGCCGCTGGGACATCCGGCAGGCCGAGGGGTGGGCCGACGCGCTGCGCTCGCACGCCTCGCCCGCCGGCCATCAGCACGCGGTCTTCCCGGCGGCCGTGGAGGCATGGGCGGAGTTCGGCGGGCTGCACATCACCGCCTCCGCGCCGGGCCGGCAGATCGCACCGGCCGCGGTGCGGATCGATCCGCTGGGCGGGCTGCATCTCGCGCGCACGCTCGGCGACCTCGGCCGGGCGCTGGAGACCGAGGTCAGCCCGCTGGGCGAGGAGGGGGACGGGCAGGCGGTCCTCGCGATCGACATACAGGGGCGGGTGTACAGCATCGATCACACCGGGGACTGGTACCTGGGCCAGGACATCGACCAGGCGCTGGCGACACTGATCGGCGGCATCCAGCCGGAGCGGCTCGTGTCGGGCTGA